A region of Anguilla anguilla isolate fAngAng1 chromosome 18, fAngAng1.pri, whole genome shotgun sequence DNA encodes the following proteins:
- the smndc1 gene encoding survival of motor neuron-related-splicing factor 30, whose protein sequence is MSDDLMKQLSSYKAQLQQVEAALSSDADNEDLLKLQKDLLEVIELTNDLLSSQPSAAPASADSSAAPPPSHAWKVGNRCMAVWNEDGQLYEAEIEEIDEENGTGAITFMGYGNAEVMPLANLKPVEEGKRSDEDGSKSKSRKEQIAEQREYKKKKAQKKVQRMKELEQEREDQKSKWQQFNNKAYSKNKKGQVKRSIFASPESVNGKVGVGTCGIADKPMTQYQDTSKYNVRHLMPQ, encoded by the exons atgTCAGATGATCTAATGAAACAGTTATCCAGCTACAAagctcagctgcagcaggtggAAGCAGCGTTATCATCCGATGCTGACAATGAGGACCTGCTCAAACTTCAGAAGGACTTACTG GAAGTCATCGAGCTGACCAATGACCTGCTGTCCAGCCAGCCGTCGGCCGCCCCCGCCAGCGCGGACAGCTCCGCGGCGCCCCCCCCGAGCCACGCCTGGAAAGTGGGCAACCGCTGCATGGCGGTGTGGAATGAGGACGGACA GTTGTACGAAGCCGAGATCGAGGAGATCGACGAGGAGAACGGGACGGGGGCCATCACCTTCATGGGCTACGGCAACGCCGAGGTCATGCCCCTCGCCAACCTCAAACCCGTGGAGGAGGGCAAGCGCTCGGACGAAGACGGGAGCAAGTCAAAGTCCAG GAAGGAGCAGATCGCCGAGCAGAGGGAgtacaagaagaagaaagccCAGAAGAAGGTGCAGAGGATGAAGGAGCTCGAACAGGAGAGGGAGGACCAGAAATCGAAATGGCAGCAGTTTAACAACAAAGCGTACTCCAAGAACAAGAAGGGACAG GTGAAGAGGAGCATATTCGCGTCACCAGAGAGCGTAAACGGAAAGGTCGGCGTGGGAACGTGCGGAATCGCGGACAAGCCCATGACTCAGTACCAGGACACGTCGAAATACAACGTCCGGCATCTGATGCCACAATAA
- the LOC118218156 gene encoding max-interacting protein 1-like isoform X2 — protein sequence MTAVQIINIQRLLEAAEYLERRERECEHGYASTFPSVQSENHNRQRKLKNKKCHNGHNRSTHNELEKNRRAHLRLCLERLKALIPLGPNCSRHTTLGLLNKAKAHIKKLEEADRRSQCQLDNLERKQRHLQRQLDQLRGGADGERTRANSVGSAPSSDPSDSDQEEIQVDVESAEFFHGEGDGRSSTSSSDLDDHSSRQSTASDEGYSTCSVKLAFST from the exons ATGACGGCAGTGCAGATTATCAACATCCAGAGGTTACTGGAAGCTGCAGAATATCtcgaaaggagggagagag AATGTGAACACGGGTATGCTTCGACATTTCCTTCCGTTCAGAGCGAAAACCACAACAGACAAAGGAAATTAAAGAACAAGAAATGCCACAATGGTCACAACAG GTCCACGCACAACGAGTTGGAGAAGAACAG GCGAGCTCATCTCCGGCTGTGTTTGGAGAGACTGAAGGCTCTGATACCCCTGGGACCCAACTGCAGCCGCCACACCACCCTGGGGCTGCTCAATAAAGCCAAAGCACACATTAAG AAACTTGAAGAGGCGGACCGCAGGAGCCAGTGTCAGCTGGACAACCTGGAGAGGAAACAGAGGCACTTACAGCGGCAGCTAGACcagctgaggggcggggccgacgGGGAGCGGACCCGGGCCAACAGcgtaggctccgccccctcatcCGACCCCTCCGATTCTGACCAAG AGGAGATCCAGGTGGATGTGGAGAGCGCCGAATTCTTCCATGGGGAGGGGGACGGGCggagcagcaccagcagcagcgaCCTGGACGACCACAGCAGCCGCCAGAGCACGGCCAGCGATGAGGGCTACTCCACCTGCAGCGTCAAACTGGCCTTCTCCACCTAG
- the LOC118218156 gene encoding max-interacting protein 1-like isoform X1, whose protein sequence is MVRSERQQKSMKSEEVFFESETSMDQQDFCQMSCSPFSDVFNSDDSIDKIDTFLKNVQVLLEAASYIENNEKKNGKCEHGYASTFPSVQSENHNRQRKLKNKKCHNGHNRSTHNELEKNRRAHLRLCLERLKALIPLGPNCSRHTTLGLLNKAKAHIKKLEEADRRSQCQLDNLERKQRHLQRQLDQLRGGADGERTRANSVGSAPSSDPSDSDQEEIQVDVESAEFFHGEGDGRSSTSSSDLDDHSSRQSTASDEGYSTCSVKLAFST, encoded by the exons ATGGTCAGAAGTGAGAGGCAACAAAAAAGCATGAAATCCGAAGAGGTATTTTTTGAGTCCGAGACATCTATGGATCAGCAAGATTTTTGCCAGATGTCCTGCTCTCCTTTCAGTGACGTCTTCAACTCGGATGACTCGATAGACAAGATTGACacctttctgaaaaatgtacaaGTTTTGCTAGAAGCAGCGAGttacattgaaaataatgaaaagaaaaatggaa AATGTGAACACGGGTATGCTTCGACATTTCCTTCCGTTCAGAGCGAAAACCACAACAGACAAAGGAAATTAAAGAACAAGAAATGCCACAATGGTCACAACAG GTCCACGCACAACGAGTTGGAGAAGAACAG GCGAGCTCATCTCCGGCTGTGTTTGGAGAGACTGAAGGCTCTGATACCCCTGGGACCCAACTGCAGCCGCCACACCACCCTGGGGCTGCTCAATAAAGCCAAAGCACACATTAAG AAACTTGAAGAGGCGGACCGCAGGAGCCAGTGTCAGCTGGACAACCTGGAGAGGAAACAGAGGCACTTACAGCGGCAGCTAGACcagctgaggggcggggccgacgGGGAGCGGACCCGGGCCAACAGcgtaggctccgccccctcatcCGACCCCTCCGATTCTGACCAAG AGGAGATCCAGGTGGATGTGGAGAGCGCCGAATTCTTCCATGGGGAGGGGGACGGGCggagcagcaccagcagcagcgaCCTGGACGACCACAGCAGCCGCCAGAGCACGGCCAGCGATGAGGGCTACTCCACCTGCAGCGTCAAACTGGCCTTCTCCACCTAG